One Gordonia mangrovi genomic region harbors:
- a CDS encoding DUF1214 domain-containing protein, translating into MTAPKAVARKTIWMLVIAMAAALLPLATVTAPAGAETISALTKRYVETFYPLWLTQLQFDVAPHNRLIGPDIVNPLYQGVVAINNDTLYASSPVDTSGGPVMVTVPRTPASYSVLLLDAFGNTYPVDIPSKQAGVNTPTKVYGLVAPGYRGGLPAGVTRVRLQHPFMILIFRADRFSDNRDLTAQAGRFRAALKMQTLSAWRANPQGGATAVRSVAEFALPVKTMADTLINTAPVEFLRQTQRAVGDGLRVPPLAPRHRALADAFNRVFAGGADPAVWPAVSSGARAAHAAIIGNYLSNRDRNNWIHFTNIGKWGNNVLDRASLNEFIQFGNGISTAAYYHAFRDGNGAPLDGNRPGGYTLTFPANAIPDASRFWSLTAYTPNSIELIPNAADKYLVAGYTPGLVRNRDGSITIHIARVKPAGVPEANWLPVGFRPFNVMLRLYGVIPGSGPANNTYVPPPVVAR; encoded by the coding sequence ATGACTGCTCCGAAAGCCGTTGCACGCAAGACCATCTGGATGTTGGTGATCGCCATGGCTGCTGCCCTGCTGCCACTCGCCACGGTGACCGCCCCGGCCGGCGCGGAGACGATCAGCGCGTTGACCAAACGCTACGTCGAGACGTTCTATCCCCTGTGGCTGACCCAGCTGCAGTTCGATGTGGCACCGCACAATCGGCTGATCGGCCCCGACATCGTGAACCCCCTCTACCAGGGGGTGGTGGCGATCAACAACGACACGCTGTACGCCAGCTCGCCGGTGGACACCTCCGGCGGACCGGTGATGGTCACCGTACCGCGCACGCCGGCGAGCTACTCGGTGCTGTTGCTCGACGCCTTCGGCAACACCTACCCGGTCGACATCCCGTCCAAGCAGGCCGGGGTGAACACACCCACCAAGGTCTACGGCCTGGTGGCACCCGGCTACCGCGGCGGACTGCCGGCGGGGGTCACCCGGGTGCGCCTCCAGCACCCCTTCATGATCCTGATCTTCCGCGCAGACCGGTTCAGCGACAACCGCGATCTGACTGCGCAGGCGGGCAGGTTCCGGGCGGCGCTGAAGATGCAGACGTTGAGCGCCTGGCGTGCCAACCCGCAAGGCGGCGCCACCGCGGTCCGTTCCGTGGCCGAGTTCGCATTGCCGGTGAAGACGATGGCCGACACGCTCATCAACACCGCTCCGGTGGAGTTCCTGCGACAGACGCAGCGGGCCGTGGGCGACGGGTTGCGGGTACCACCGCTGGCGCCGCGTCATCGTGCCCTCGCCGACGCGTTCAACCGTGTGTTCGCCGGCGGCGCGGACCCGGCCGTCTGGCCCGCGGTCTCATCAGGTGCCAGGGCCGCGCACGCCGCCATCATCGGCAACTACCTCAGCAATCGGGACCGCAACAACTGGATTCACTTCACCAACATCGGCAAGTGGGGCAACAACGTCCTCGACCGCGCGTCGCTGAACGAGTTCATCCAGTTCGGTAACGGGATCTCCACGGCCGCCTACTATCACGCGTTCCGTGACGGCAACGGTGCACCGTTGGACGGCAATCGGCCGGGCGGGTACACCCTCACGTTCCCGGCCAACGCGATCCCCGACGCCTCCCGCTTCTGGTCGCTGACCGCGTACACACCGAATTCCATCGAGCTGATCCCCAACGCCGCCGACAAGTACCTGGTCGCCGGCTACACTCCCGGACTCGTCCGCAATCGCGACGGATCGATCACGATCCACATCGCGCGCGTCAAGCCGGCCGGGGTGCCGGAGGCCAATTGGCTGCCGGTCGGGTTCCGACCGTTCAACGTGATGCTCCGGCTCTACGGTGTCATCCCCGGCTCGGGTCCGGCCAACAACACCTACGTGCCACCGCCGGTCGTCGCGCGCTGA
- a CDS encoding cation-transporting P-type ATPase, which translates to MTAPDDAAPNSHHVLPGHEVVLLLETDAHRGLSDASARERLEQFGPNALPEPRGAGLLLRILRQFHHPLIYVLLVAGAVTAALHEYIDSAVIFGVVLVNAVVGLIQESRAEAALQGLRAMVHTDATVVRDGREQVVASDELVPGDLVRVEAGDKVPADMRLLRETELRVDESALTGESGSVSKDEIVLPETTPVADRRNMAYSGTLVTSGGGVGVVVATGAETEIGEIHRLVGAAEVLDTPLTAKLAWFSKILTVGILALAAATFAIGLLRRQDAVETFTAAIALAVGAIPEGLPAAVTITLAIGVSRMARRKAVIRRLPAVETLGSTTIICTDKTGTLTENQMTVREIWTPDTTVEVSGSGYTPDGEIRHRDGTPAPVQANAALRWSLLAGAACNDASLTYDDERWDIAGDPTEAAMLVVAAKTGLTTDHVGVRLPRVSTIPFSSERQYMATAHGSDIDDRVVLVKGAVERVLDLCESEMHADGSRGPIDRGAVLRAADALAADGLRVLATAMRSPAGDADLTEDGLRGTLTLTGLQAMLDPPRAAATSAVAACHSAGITVKMITGDHARTAESIAGSVGVLDRDHSDRQMVLTGAQLSALAPEEFADAVDAADVFARVSPEQKLRLVEALQGRGHIVAMTGDGVNDAPALRQASIGVAMGRGGTEVAKDAADMILTDDDFATIEAAVEEGRGVFDNLTKFITWTLPTNIGEGLVILVAIALGTALPILPTQILWINMTTAVALGLMLAFEPKEAGIMTRPPRDPRQPLLTRALVGRILLVSSLLVAGSWALFEWEQAHGATLTEARTAALNLFVVVEAFYLFSCRSLTHSAWRIGPFTNRWLVVGVAVQAIAQLAITYLPVMNTVFQTAPLDVGVWLRIVGIAVLASLVVAAEKSVWARRETSRVH; encoded by the coding sequence ATGACTGCACCGGACGACGCCGCACCGAACTCGCATCACGTGCTCCCCGGCCATGAGGTGGTGCTGCTGCTGGAGACCGATGCGCACCGAGGACTCTCCGACGCATCCGCCCGCGAGCGCCTGGAGCAGTTCGGCCCCAACGCGCTGCCCGAACCGCGCGGTGCGGGTCTGCTACTCAGGATTCTGCGTCAGTTCCACCACCCGCTGATCTATGTCCTGCTGGTGGCGGGTGCGGTCACCGCGGCCCTGCACGAGTACATCGACTCCGCGGTCATCTTCGGCGTGGTGCTCGTCAACGCCGTCGTCGGGCTGATCCAGGAGTCCCGGGCGGAGGCGGCGCTGCAGGGGCTGCGCGCGATGGTGCACACCGATGCGACCGTGGTGCGTGACGGCCGCGAACAGGTCGTGGCCTCCGACGAATTGGTGCCCGGCGATCTGGTGCGGGTCGAGGCCGGAGACAAGGTGCCCGCGGACATGCGACTGCTCAGGGAGACCGAACTGCGGGTCGACGAGTCGGCGTTGACCGGCGAGTCGGGATCGGTGTCGAAGGACGAGATCGTCCTGCCCGAGACGACGCCGGTTGCCGATCGCCGCAACATGGCCTATTCGGGCACCCTGGTGACCTCGGGTGGTGGTGTGGGTGTCGTCGTCGCCACCGGCGCGGAGACCGAGATCGGCGAGATCCACCGGCTCGTCGGGGCCGCCGAGGTGCTCGACACCCCCTTGACCGCCAAGCTGGCCTGGTTCAGCAAGATCCTGACCGTCGGCATCCTGGCGCTGGCGGCGGCGACCTTCGCGATCGGACTGCTGCGCCGACAGGATGCGGTGGAGACCTTCACCGCGGCCATCGCGCTCGCGGTGGGCGCGATCCCGGAGGGCCTTCCCGCCGCGGTGACCATCACCCTGGCCATCGGAGTGTCCCGGATGGCCAGGCGCAAGGCCGTCATCCGGCGCCTCCCCGCCGTGGAGACCCTGGGCAGCACCACGATCATCTGCACCGACAAGACCGGCACCCTCACCGAGAACCAGATGACGGTACGCGAGATCTGGACACCCGACACGACGGTGGAGGTCTCCGGTTCCGGTTACACCCCCGACGGCGAGATCCGCCACCGAGACGGCACGCCGGCCCCGGTGCAGGCGAACGCCGCGCTGCGCTGGTCGCTACTGGCCGGCGCAGCGTGCAACGACGCCTCCCTGACCTACGACGACGAGCGGTGGGACATCGCCGGGGACCCCACCGAGGCGGCCATGCTCGTCGTCGCCGCCAAGACCGGTCTGACCACCGACCATGTCGGTGTCCGGCTGCCCCGTGTCTCGACGATCCCGTTCAGTTCCGAGCGGCAGTACATGGCGACCGCGCACGGCTCGGACATCGACGACCGCGTCGTGCTCGTCAAGGGTGCCGTCGAACGCGTCTTGGACCTCTGCGAGAGCGAGATGCACGCCGACGGCTCCCGCGGACCGATCGACCGGGGCGCAGTCCTGCGGGCCGCCGACGCACTCGCCGCCGACGGGCTGCGGGTGCTGGCCACCGCCATGCGCAGCCCCGCAGGCGACGCCGACCTCACCGAGGATGGGCTGCGGGGCACGCTGACGCTGACCGGTCTGCAGGCCATGCTCGACCCGCCGCGGGCGGCGGCCACCTCGGCGGTGGCCGCCTGTCATTCAGCGGGCATCACGGTGAAGATGATCACCGGCGACCACGCCCGCACCGCCGAGTCCATCGCCGGCAGCGTCGGGGTGCTCGACCGCGACCATTCCGACCGGCAGATGGTCCTGACCGGTGCGCAACTGTCGGCGCTGGCCCCCGAGGAGTTCGCCGACGCCGTCGACGCCGCGGACGTCTTCGCCCGGGTCTCACCGGAGCAGAAGCTGCGGCTGGTCGAGGCGCTGCAGGGCCGAGGACACATCGTCGCGATGACCGGCGACGGCGTCAACGACGCACCCGCGCTGCGGCAGGCGAGCATCGGGGTCGCCATGGGTCGAGGAGGCACCGAGGTCGCCAAGGACGCCGCGGACATGATCCTCACCGACGATGATTTCGCCACCATCGAAGCGGCCGTGGAAGAGGGTCGCGGCGTGTTCGACAACCTCACCAAGTTCATCACCTGGACGCTGCCCACCAACATCGGTGAGGGGCTGGTGATCCTGGTGGCGATCGCTCTCGGGACGGCGCTGCCGATCCTGCCCACGCAGATCCTGTGGATCAACATGACCACGGCCGTGGCGCTCGGACTCATGCTCGCCTTCGAGCCCAAGGAGGCCGGCATCATGACCCGCCCACCACGCGACCCCAGGCAGCCGCTGCTGACCCGGGCTCTCGTCGGACGGATCCTGCTGGTGTCGAGTCTGCTCGTCGCCGGGTCCTGGGCGCTGTTCGAATGGGAACAGGCCCACGGCGCCACGCTGACCGAGGCGCGTACGGCGGCGCTGAATCTGTTCGTCGTGGTCGAGGCGTTCTATCTGTTCAGCTGCCGCTCGCTGACGCATTCGGCCTGGCGCATCGGTCCGTTCACCAACCGCTGGCTTGTCGTCGGCGTCGCCGTGCAGGCCATCGCGCAGCTCGCGATCACCTACCTGCCGGTGATGAACACCGTCTTCCAGACCGCGCCGCTCGATGTCGGCGTCTGGCTGCGCATCGTCGGCATCGCCGTCCTGGCGAGCCTGGTGGTCGCGGCGGAGAAATCGGTGTGGGCGCGGCGCGAGACCTCCCGAGTCCACTGA
- a CDS encoding DUF4166 domain-containing protein: MCNDSITPRQPVEPDGSVRRDPLLLPRRAGTGKSGDPGTFEYSAGPTRFNSVKVAASAGITDYFGDGPEMLTQVDVSVNSRGDLLLEGGPLRWLDRGPIFGMRRIFDARMKCMEGWDSGLPFPGLVHGGRSGMRTLRHPRRGMDGGPRRSRELASNTPGADQARLAS, from the coding sequence ATGTGCAACGATTCGATAACGCCGCGGCAGCCGGTCGAGCCGGATGGTTCCGTTCGCAGAGACCCACTATTGCTACCGCGACGAGCTGGAACGGGAAAGTCTGGCGATCCTGGCACCTTCGAGTACTCGGCGGGACCCACGAGGTTCAACTCGGTCAAGGTCGCCGCCTCGGCGGGGATCACCGACTATTTCGGTGACGGTCCGGAGATGCTGACCCAGGTCGACGTCTCGGTCAACTCTCGTGGAGATCTGCTGCTGGAAGGCGGTCCCTTGCGGTGGCTCGACAGGGGGCCGATCTTCGGGATGCGCCGGATCTTCGATGCGCGGATGAAATGCATGGAGGGCTGGGACTCAGGTCTTCCGTTTCCGGGGCTGGTTCACGGCGGTCGATCGGGCATGCGAACTCTGCGACATCCCCGACGAGGCATGGACGGAGGCCCTCGTCGATCGCGAGAGCTGGCATCGAACACGCCCGGAGCCGATCAAGCACGACTGGCCTCATAG
- a CDS encoding DoxX family protein, whose product MPRLFTKPTSDHTAVQLLLRAAIGGTMIAHGVKHGRSLEGTAGWFGSIGFKQPKMQAQASAVVEVGAGAAIVAGAGTPLAAAAVVGTMAVAARSVHLPNGFFITSEGWEYVANLSVAAIALAAIGPGRLSVDRALGVDAKLSSGQATAVATGLGLISAAAQLAAFHRPQ is encoded by the coding sequence ATGCCACGCCTGTTCACCAAGCCGACGTCCGACCACACCGCGGTTCAACTACTACTCCGCGCTGCCATCGGCGGCACCATGATCGCGCACGGCGTCAAGCATGGTCGCAGCCTCGAAGGCACCGCCGGTTGGTTCGGCTCCATCGGTTTCAAGCAACCCAAAATGCAGGCCCAAGCCTCCGCCGTCGTCGAAGTCGGCGCAGGTGCTGCCATCGTCGCCGGCGCCGGCACCCCGCTGGCCGCGGCCGCTGTTGTCGGCACCATGGCCGTCGCAGCGCGGTCGGTTCATCTGCCGAACGGCTTCTTCATCACGTCCGAAGGCTGGGAGTATGTCGCCAACCTGTCAGTGGCGGCCATCGCCCTGGCAGCAATCGGACCGGGTCGCTTGAGCGTTGACCGAGCGCTCGGAGTCGACGCCAAACTCAGCTCCGGCCAGGCGACCGCCGTCGCAACCGGCCTCGGATTGATATCCGCCGCGGCGCAACTGGCGGCGTTTCACCGCCCGCAGTAA
- a CDS encoding TetR/AcrR family transcriptional regulator → MWQTSAVDDSTQQVDRRERLANTADARIFRTRTKLADALLSELRDDSKAISVGSVAARASVGRSTFYTHFATLDELVCYAVDLLFDGFGPDDLVSRRSAASSTRDGARAGFEDFLDRIEMRGRDLLKSRAPTVRVVVHERFAARFASNLQGVLVAEQLATGREWILAEYVAGGVTRVLVAWATGVGELDRFQAIDYIMDFMPSQIIEGTIAPPAESTSPREVPNLDD, encoded by the coding sequence ATGTGGCAGACTTCAGCCGTGGACGATTCGACGCAACAGGTCGACCGGCGGGAGAGGCTTGCCAACACGGCAGACGCACGGATCTTCCGGACGCGGACGAAGCTGGCCGATGCGCTCCTAAGCGAGCTGCGAGATGACTCCAAAGCAATCTCAGTTGGTTCGGTGGCTGCCCGGGCGTCCGTCGGTCGAAGTACCTTCTATACACACTTTGCCACCCTGGACGAATTAGTCTGTTACGCAGTTGATCTGCTGTTCGACGGTTTTGGCCCGGACGATCTGGTCAGCCGACGAAGTGCAGCGAGCTCAACGCGAGATGGCGCGCGGGCCGGCTTTGAGGACTTTCTGGATCGAATTGAAATGCGCGGACGTGACCTCTTGAAGTCGCGTGCGCCTACCGTCCGTGTGGTCGTACACGAACGCTTCGCGGCTAGGTTCGCGAGCAATCTCCAGGGAGTCCTGGTTGCCGAGCAACTCGCAACCGGTAGAGAGTGGATACTTGCGGAGTATGTCGCCGGCGGGGTGACGCGAGTCTTGGTTGCTTGGGCTACTGGTGTCGGCGAGCTAGATAGATTCCAGGCAATTGACTACATCATGGACTTCATGCCTTCGCAGATCATCGAAGGAACGATCGCGCCACCAGCAGAATCGACATCACCGAGGGAAGTGCCGAATTTGGACGACTAA
- a CDS encoding AMP-binding protein yields MTFAAAVGRKKPLEFAVRDDEHMLTWQEADDWLRPVVNMLQAADLGPYKRVAIVAGNSAHTLLAYVACTLAGASAVAVNSHLTDSEIAFILEDSQSRMVLCDRDRAFVAAEAARASEVSTVAAWGDGRLPTGVVAISDLCTDSREPRTHLAPSRPLVYTSGTTGRPKGVELPHTSWVGGLDIDEHQKRLGEDAMISHGRHLVVGPMYHSGPLASTRFFTGGASVTILDKFDAAALLETIGRDRIKSVFMVPTHFQRLLALPEEKRRSADLSSLEFVLQVGAKCPVRVKEAMIDWLGPIVWESYGASEVGTTCMISSGEWLERPGSVGRAIEPFHAFIRGADGRHAPPGTEGPLWFRDDSGHGIRYTSGYFSGPEFTLGEIGRMDDDGYVWITDRESDMVVSGGVNIYPAEAEQVLIQHPLVSDVACVGIPDEAMGETLAALVVAENALEPPTLLDIEVFSRRLVAGYKLPKLTYLVDDLPRTPVGKLDKRAMRALAARGSAALTPVN; encoded by the coding sequence ATGACGTTCGCTGCTGCCGTCGGGCGCAAGAAGCCTCTGGAATTCGCGGTTCGAGATGATGAGCACATGCTCACCTGGCAGGAAGCCGATGATTGGTTGCGTCCAGTCGTCAACATGCTGCAAGCGGCAGACCTCGGACCATACAAGCGTGTGGCTATTGTGGCAGGCAACTCAGCGCACACACTCCTCGCGTACGTTGCCTGTACCCTCGCCGGCGCGTCGGCTGTGGCGGTGAATTCGCATCTCACCGACTCTGAAATCGCGTTCATTCTCGAAGACTCGCAATCTCGAATGGTACTTTGCGATCGCGATAGGGCCTTCGTGGCAGCTGAGGCTGCGCGAGCAAGCGAGGTTTCTACCGTGGCCGCTTGGGGAGACGGGCGCCTGCCGACTGGCGTTGTCGCGATATCGGACCTGTGCACCGATTCGCGCGAGCCGCGCACACATCTCGCGCCATCGCGACCACTGGTTTACACATCAGGCACAACGGGACGACCCAAAGGTGTTGAGCTGCCACATACGTCGTGGGTGGGTGGACTCGACATCGATGAACATCAGAAACGACTTGGTGAAGACGCCATGATCAGTCACGGGCGCCATCTGGTCGTTGGACCCATGTATCATTCAGGCCCACTCGCATCAACTCGGTTCTTCACTGGCGGAGCGTCTGTCACCATCCTCGATAAGTTCGATGCGGCAGCACTTCTCGAGACAATCGGTCGCGATCGGATCAAGTCTGTCTTTATGGTGCCTACCCACTTCCAGCGACTGCTGGCGTTGCCTGAGGAGAAGCGGAGGTCTGCGGACCTTTCGTCGCTTGAGTTCGTGCTACAGGTTGGTGCGAAGTGTCCAGTCCGAGTGAAGGAGGCCATGATCGACTGGTTGGGCCCAATCGTTTGGGAGAGCTACGGCGCCAGCGAAGTTGGAACTACCTGCATGATCAGTTCGGGTGAGTGGCTCGAACGTCCGGGTTCGGTCGGCCGGGCAATTGAGCCGTTCCATGCATTCATCCGCGGCGCCGATGGCCGGCACGCTCCGCCGGGCACTGAGGGGCCACTTTGGTTTCGAGATGATTCAGGCCACGGAATCCGTTACACCTCTGGTTATTTCAGTGGGCCCGAATTCACGCTCGGTGAGATCGGACGCATGGACGATGACGGCTACGTGTGGATTACCGACCGCGAGTCGGACATGGTTGTGTCCGGTGGGGTCAACATCTACCCAGCTGAAGCGGAGCAAGTCCTGATTCAGCATCCACTGGTGTCCGATGTCGCATGCGTTGGAATACCTGATGAAGCGATGGGTGAGACCTTGGCCGCGCTCGTCGTAGCCGAGAACGCACTTGAACCTCCGACGCTTCTCGACATCGAAGTATTCAGCAGGCGTCTCGTTGCGGGGTACAAGCTGCCGAAGTTGACGTATCTCGTCGACGACCTGCCGCGGACGCCCGTAGGAAAGCTTGACAAGCGTGCGATGCGGGCTCTTGCGGCACGTGGTTCCGCCGCACTCACGCCGGTCAATTGA
- a CDS encoding tyrosine-protein phosphatase, with amino-acid sequence MRDQTWLSGAWNFRDVGGVRRTDGRTIKLDKFFRSSHLARLDEAGRAALSRSGITDVCDLRRDIEVERTGQDQLPPHVRLHRLPFDYDHDAPHEAELQSEEFAVNHMVSVYREFPVLERANRTILEVASLLAQGATVLVHCGAGKDRAGWVVATILRSVGVTECDIVTDYLRSNSAIAELRQAVGSNPRQTPESMIPLLKVREDYYESGMSGIAESFGSFANYLTHIGFHDDLLRRLETALVR; translated from the coding sequence ATGAGAGACCAAACTTGGCTATCCGGCGCCTGGAACTTTCGGGATGTCGGCGGTGTCCGCAGAACTGATGGCCGCACAATCAAACTCGATAAGTTCTTTAGATCTTCGCACCTTGCACGCCTGGATGAGGCTGGTCGCGCGGCACTCTCGCGCTCGGGGATCACCGATGTCTGCGACCTTCGACGAGACATCGAAGTTGAGCGCACCGGACAGGACCAACTCCCTCCACATGTCCGGCTGCATAGGTTGCCGTTCGACTATGACCACGACGCGCCGCACGAAGCCGAACTCCAGTCAGAGGAGTTCGCCGTCAATCACATGGTGTCGGTGTACCGAGAATTCCCGGTGCTCGAACGCGCCAACAGGACAATCCTCGAAGTGGCTTCGCTACTGGCACAAGGTGCCACTGTGCTCGTCCATTGCGGCGCAGGCAAAGACAGAGCCGGCTGGGTGGTGGCCACCATACTGAGATCTGTTGGGGTCACCGAATGCGACATTGTTACCGACTATCTAAGGAGCAACTCCGCCATTGCTGAGCTCCGGCAAGCGGTCGGCAGCAACCCCCGCCAAACCCCCGAGTCGATGATTCCCTTGCTCAAGGTTCGCGAGGACTACTACGAGTCCGGAATGAGCGGCATAGCTGAGTCATTCGGTTCCTTCGCCAACTACCTCACACACATCGGTTTCCACGACGACCTCCTCAGACGACTCGAAACTGCGCTCGTGCGCTGA
- a CDS encoding mycofactocin-coupled SDR family oxidoreductase gives MGRFDGKVAFITGAARGQGRSHTLTMAREGADIIAIDLCAPIDSVTYPMAEQADLESVAKEVEALDRRMSWRIADVRDFDAVQSAVDAGVAELGRLDIVCANAGIGGFGKAEELTAEAWGDMIGINLTGVWHTAKASIPHLADRGGSMILTSSTAGVRGIPNIAHYSAAKHGVIGLGKTLALELADRNIRVNMVVPTSVDTPLIHNQAAYDLFAPDIDIPTRADVASRFAALNALPVPWINPSDVSALVAFLASEDARYITGAVMPVDAGQTAT, from the coding sequence ATGGGTCGATTCGACGGAAAAGTAGCGTTCATCACCGGGGCGGCACGAGGGCAGGGCCGTAGCCACACCCTGACGATGGCCCGGGAGGGCGCCGACATCATCGCCATCGACCTTTGCGCGCCGATCGACTCGGTGACGTATCCGATGGCGGAGCAGGCAGACCTGGAAAGCGTTGCGAAAGAGGTCGAGGCGCTCGATCGCCGAATGAGTTGGCGAATCGCTGATGTGCGCGACTTCGACGCTGTGCAGTCTGCGGTTGACGCGGGCGTCGCCGAGCTCGGCAGGCTCGACATCGTTTGTGCCAATGCTGGAATCGGGGGTTTCGGGAAAGCGGAAGAGTTGACGGCCGAGGCGTGGGGTGACATGATCGGAATCAATCTAACCGGCGTGTGGCATACCGCCAAGGCTTCAATTCCACATCTGGCGGATCGCGGTGGCTCGATGATTCTGACGAGCTCGACCGCTGGTGTCCGGGGAATTCCGAATATTGCTCATTATTCAGCCGCGAAGCACGGAGTCATCGGCTTGGGCAAGACCCTCGCGTTGGAGCTTGCCGACCGGAATATCCGGGTCAACATGGTTGTGCCCACCAGCGTGGACACCCCACTGATACACAATCAGGCCGCATACGATCTGTTCGCCCCCGACATCGATATACCCACAAGGGCTGACGTCGCGAGCCGCTTCGCTGCGTTGAACGCGTTACCGGTGCCGTGGATCAATCCATCAGACGTCTCTGCGCTGGTGGCATTCCTGGCGTCCGAAGACGCCCGCTACATCACGGGTGCTGTGATGCCCGTGGACGCCGGACAGACGGCCACATAG
- a CDS encoding nuclear transport factor 2 family protein: protein MSAEMDMTELLVREAARDLVARYNAYGDMGKIDIQTQLFAPTAQFEYRDGNEQLIIEGRNEIAEFMRSMQRRWISESTSAGNSAYVFHSATTHIIDVEDESHASGQAYVSLLRATGLAEWGIYRDEYVRLDEGWRFARRSVKVVERLGAASG from the coding sequence GTGAGTGCCGAGATGGATATGACGGAGTTGCTGGTCCGCGAGGCGGCCAGAGATCTCGTGGCGAGATACAACGCATACGGGGACATGGGAAAGATCGATATACAAACGCAATTGTTCGCGCCCACGGCTCAGTTCGAGTATCGCGACGGAAACGAGCAGTTGATCATCGAGGGCCGCAACGAGATCGCGGAGTTCATGCGCTCAATGCAGCGACGGTGGATCTCGGAATCGACGAGTGCGGGGAACTCCGCGTACGTGTTCCACAGCGCCACCACTCATATCATCGACGTCGAGGACGAATCCCATGCCAGCGGTCAGGCGTATGTCTCACTCCTGCGCGCGACCGGTCTGGCGGAATGGGGCATCTACCGTGATGAGTACGTGCGTCTCGATGAGGGCTGGCGATTTGCCCGACGGTCGGTAAAAGTAGTCGAGCGACTCGGGGCGGCATCCGGATGA
- a CDS encoding TIGR03619 family F420-dependent LLM class oxidoreductase, with protein sequence MTVFGISLLRANPAIWSDLAQEAERVGFESIWMSDHLVLPVDLDSGDYPDGKLPIAPNTQIFDVMVYLAAIAARTSTIRLGTFVYQLGLRDPFSAARAVATLDVVSGGRVELGVGAGWSSAEWQVAGLPFDSRGRRLDEVSAVCRRLWTEETVAHEGEFYSFPEVAFEPKPIQGADLPLLIGGESPPALRRAVRTGTGWIGMHHTPESVAPIVEKLNELCAAAGRVEPLSVTVAAPPGEVDVAGWRTSGVSRVIVAPWGRTSTAIADIRAFSRDFIQVS encoded by the coding sequence ATGACAGTGTTTGGCATCTCGTTACTGCGCGCGAACCCTGCAATCTGGTCGGATCTGGCCCAAGAGGCCGAGCGAGTGGGTTTCGAATCCATCTGGATGTCAGACCACCTGGTACTACCCGTCGATCTGGACAGTGGTGACTACCCGGATGGAAAACTACCGATAGCGCCGAACACCCAGATCTTCGACGTGATGGTCTATCTCGCGGCCATCGCGGCGCGGACGAGCACAATCCGTCTGGGCACTTTCGTATACCAGCTCGGATTGCGAGATCCTTTCTCCGCGGCGAGGGCCGTGGCCACATTGGACGTCGTCTCCGGGGGAAGGGTCGAGCTGGGTGTCGGCGCTGGATGGTCCAGCGCCGAATGGCAGGTCGCAGGTCTCCCATTCGACAGTCGCGGTCGCCGTCTCGACGAAGTCTCTGCAGTCTGTCGACGGTTATGGACCGAGGAAACCGTCGCCCACGAGGGAGAATTCTACTCGTTCCCCGAGGTCGCTTTCGAGCCCAAACCGATCCAGGGAGCCGACCTGCCGCTACTCATCGGCGGTGAGTCGCCGCCCGCGCTGCGGAGAGCGGTTCGAACCGGAACTGGCTGGATTGGAATGCATCACACCCCGGAATCTGTAGCGCCGATCGTCGAAAAGTTGAACGAACTCTGCGCTGCCGCCGGTAGGGTGGAGCCGCTCAGCGTGACCGTGGCCGCACCGCCCGGCGAAGTCGATGTCGCGGGATGGCGAACATCCGGCGTGTCACGGGTAATTGTCGCGCCATGGGGCCGTACGAGCACAGCTATCGCCGATATCCGTGCCTTCTCGAGGGACTTCATCCAAGTGTCGTGA